The genomic region CGGTGAGCGAGCACTTCGCGTCCACGATGACGACGCGGTTGCCGGGGAGGTAGACGAGGGCGTCGGGCCGCTTCTGCCCGCCCTCCTCGTCGGCGTGGCTCACCTGCAGGTCGTACTCGCGCCCCTCGGTGAGCCCGGCCGTCTCGAGGACCCGCTCGAGCACCAGCTCGCCCCAGTCGCCCTGGGCCTTGGAGTCGCCGGTGAGGGCGCGGGCGAGGCTCTCGGCGTCCTCGTGGAGCCTCGACTGCGTCTCCTGGAGCCGCTGGAGCGAGGAGAGGAGCGAGGCGCGATCGCGGCTCTCCTGGTCGTAGGTCCGGTCCACCTTGGCCTCGAAGGCGCGGAGCTTCTCGGCGACCGGCGCGAGGAGCGCGGCCAGCCCCTCGCGGCTCTGGTGCAGCATCGCCGCGCCCTTCTCGTCGAGGAGCCGCGCCGCGAGCAGCTCGATCTCGGCCCGGACCTGCGCGCGCGAGCGCTCCGCCTCGGCCTGCCGCTCGGCGGCCGCCCGGCGCTCGGCCTCGAGCTCCGAGGCGAGCCGGGCCTTCTCCTCGAGGAGCGCGGTGACCTCGCGCCGCAGCGCCTCGGCCCCCTCGCGCAGGCGGGCCACCTCGGCCGCGCCCTCCCCGGCCCGGCGCCGCTCCTGCTCGGCGACGGCGGAGGCGCGGGCGAGGTCGGCGGAGAGCGCGACGAGCCGCTCCTGGTCGCGCACGGCGCCTCCGCGCCGCCCGACCCAGAGCCCCAGCCCGACGCCCGCGGCGACGACCGCCGCCGCGATCACCACGATGAAGACCGGCTCCATGTGCCCTCCGCCCGGCTCCGTCCACCGGAGCGCCCGATGTTAGCGGAGGGGGCGGACACGCCGGGCAGGGGGACAGCGCGCTCGCCGCGCCCCCTCCCTGGGGCGCCCGCCGGCGCTACTTCCCCAGCTTCGCCTTGAGCAGGTCCCCGAGCGTGCCGAAGCCCTTGCCGCCGCCCTTGGGCGCCGACTTCTGGAGATACTCCTGCGCCTCGGCGCGCTCGGCGGCGGCCTCGGCCCCGGTCTTGGAGAGGCGGATGCGCCCCTGCTCGTCGATGGCCGAGACGAGGCAGGTGACGTCGTCGCCGACCTTGAAGCTCTTGCGCAGGTCGGCGCCCCGCGGGGTGCCGGTCTCGCTCGCGGGCACGAGGCCGCGGCCGCCGGCGAAGCGCACGAAGACGCCGAAGGGCTCGATCTTGTCCACCTTCGCCACCACCACGTCGCCGACGCGCGGCGGGGGCGGCGGCGCGGCGCGGGCGGGGCGCGGGGGGGCGGCGCCCTCGGCCGGCTTCTCCGGCTCGGGGCGCGGCGTGAGCG from Anaeromyxobacter paludicola harbors:
- a CDS encoding DNA recombination protein RmuC encodes the protein MEPVFIVVIAAAVVAAGVGLGLWVGRRGGAVRDQERLVALSADLARASAVAEQERRRAGEGAAEVARLREGAEALRREVTALLEEKARLASELEAERRAAAERQAEAERSRAQVRAEIELLAARLLDEKGAAMLHQSREGLAALLAPVAEKLRAFEAKVDRTYDQESRDRASLLSSLQRLQETQSRLHEDAESLARALTGDSKAQGDWGELVLERVLETAGLTEGREYDLQVSHADEEGGQKRPDALVYLPGNRVVIVDAKCSLTAFVEAMRAPTEAEREAALDAHVASVKKHVKELAGKSYQDVVKERTVDIVLLFVPNEAAFHAAISRRLGLYEEAFRQRVVLCSPTTLLAALQLVSHVWRSEKQNANAQKIADEAGKLLEKLTAFVKDLDGVGARLDQAQKSFADARGKLVSGKGNVLRRAAAMVELGARARTDRVDALLLEVTGEDGAEEVLALEAVAEGGAGKAPTA